One genomic segment of [Phormidium] sp. ETS-05 includes these proteins:
- a CDS encoding PIN domain-containing protein, with protein sequence MFSSQSRAFLGLDEKCQSRKNIRLQAGFLAQFISLPFDDVAANLFGRIRSQLESQGTPIGSYDLQIAAIALAHNLTLVTHNSREFSRVEGLRWEDWETEI encoded by the coding sequence GTGTTCAGTAGTCAAAGCAGAGCTTTTTTAGGGCTCGATGAAAAGTGCCAATCCCGAAAAAATATCAGGTTACAGGCAGGATTCCTAGCACAATTTATCTCGCTTCCCTTTGACGACGTGGCAGCAAATCTATTTGGCAGAATCCGATCGCAATTGGAATCTCAGGGCACTCCTATCGGCTCCTATGATCTACAAATTGCCGCGATCGCCCTGGCCCATAATCTCACCCTAGTCACCCACAATAGCCGTGAATTTAGTCGGGTCGAGGGTTTGCGGTGGGAAGATTGGGAGACAGAGATATAG
- a CDS encoding UPF0175 family protein: MTVIISDEILQASQLTEGEFRQEVALHLFQTGRLTLGYASKLADMPSGAFRQLLKQRDIPLYSYDVEDFALDMKNLRELGRET, translated from the coding sequence ATGACTGTAATCATCTCAGACGAAATCCTGCAAGCATCTCAGCTTACCGAGGGCGAGTTTCGCCAAGAAGTGGCATTACACCTGTTTCAAACGGGGCGTTTGACGTTGGGTTATGCCAGTAAATTGGCAGATATGCCATCTGGTGCTTTTCGCCAACTTCTGAAACAACGAGATATCCCGCTTTATTCCTATGATGTGGAAGATTTTGCCCTAGATATGAAGAATTTAAGGGAGTTGGGACGTGAAACTTAA
- the rplL gene encoding 50S ribosomal protein L7/L12 produces MSAATDEILEKLKTLTLLEAAELVKQIEEAFGVSAAAPAGGMMMMAPGAAVAAAEPEEEKTEFDVILEDVPADKKIAILKVVRAITGLGLKEAKDLVESTPKPVKEGAAKDAAEEAKKQLEEAGAKVSIK; encoded by the coding sequence ATGTCTGCTGCAACCGATGAAATTTTGGAAAAGCTAAAAACCTTGACCCTGCTGGAAGCTGCAGAACTGGTCAAGCAGATTGAAGAAGCCTTCGGCGTCAGCGCCGCTGCTCCTGCTGGTGGGATGATGATGATGGCTCCTGGTGCTGCTGTTGCCGCCGCCGAACCCGAAGAAGAGAAAACCGAGTTTGACGTGATTCTCGAAGACGTACCCGCCGACAAGAAAATCGCGATCCTCAAAGTGGTGCGCGCTATCACCGGTCTGGGTCTGAAAGAAGCCAAAGACTTGGTAGAATCTACGCCCAAGCCGGTTAAAGAAGGCGCCGCCAAGGACGCTGCCGAAGAAGCTAAGAAGCAGTTGGAAGAAGCTGGCGCCAAGGTCAGCATCAAGTAA
- the rplJ gene encoding 50S ribosomal protein L10 — protein MPRSLENKQAIVADLKQQLSESQMMVVIDYKGLSVAEITDLRRRLRATGASCQVTKNTLMRRAVEGDANWQAMQGLLKESSAFLFLKEDIGGAIKAYQEFQKVTKKTEVRGGVLEGKALSEADVKAIGDLPSKEQLMGQIAGALNALATKVAVGIKEVPSSIARGLQAYADKDSKADGEAA, from the coding sequence TTGCCTAGAAGTCTAGAAAATAAACAGGCCATTGTCGCTGACCTGAAACAGCAGTTGAGCGAGTCCCAAATGATGGTAGTCATCGACTACAAGGGACTGTCAGTGGCAGAAATCACCGATTTGCGCAGGCGGCTGCGTGCTACCGGTGCCAGTTGTCAAGTCACCAAAAACACCCTGATGCGACGGGCAGTGGAAGGTGATGCCAACTGGCAGGCAATGCAGGGACTACTCAAAGAATCTTCTGCATTTCTTTTCCTGAAAGAAGACATTGGTGGTGCCATCAAGGCATACCAAGAATTTCAAAAAGTCACCAAAAAAACCGAAGTTCGCGGTGGTGTCCTAGAAGGAAAAGCCCTGAGTGAAGCCGATGTCAAAGCCATTGGCGACCTGCCTTCCAAAGAGCAGCTCATGGGGCAAATTGCTGGCGCGCTCAATGCTCTGGCCACCAAAGTTGCCGTGGGTATCAAAGAAGTGCCATCGTCTATCGCTCGCGGTCTTCAGGCTTATGCTGACAAAGACAGCAAAGCCGATGGCGAAGCTGCGTAA
- the rplA gene encoding 50S ribosomal protein L1, with translation MPKKVSKRLQELQKKVEERAYEPLSAMQLLKETATAKFTESAEAHIRLGIDPKYTDQQLRTTVNYPKGTGQTVRVAVIARGEKVQEATAAGADIAGSEELIDEIQKGRMDFDKLIATPDVMPMVAKLGKLLGPRGLMPSPKGGTVTFDLPQAIAEFKGGKLEFRADRTGIVHILFGKASFSAEDLLVNLKALQECIDRNRPSGAKGRYWRTLYVSATMGPSIQVDISTLRDLKMSEAA, from the coding sequence ATGCCGAAAAAAGTATCGAAAAGACTGCAAGAATTACAGAAAAAGGTGGAAGAACGGGCTTACGAACCGTTGTCAGCCATGCAACTGCTCAAGGAAACCGCCACGGCTAAGTTTACGGAATCAGCCGAAGCTCACATCCGCCTAGGAATTGACCCGAAGTACACAGACCAGCAACTGCGCACCACGGTTAATTATCCTAAAGGCACGGGCCAAACCGTGCGGGTGGCAGTAATCGCCCGGGGCGAAAAGGTGCAAGAAGCTACCGCCGCCGGAGCTGATATCGCCGGGTCTGAGGAGCTGATTGATGAAATCCAAAAAGGCCGCATGGATTTTGATAAGCTGATTGCAACGCCGGATGTGATGCCGATGGTGGCAAAATTGGGTAAGTTACTCGGTCCTCGGGGCTTGATGCCTTCCCCTAAAGGTGGTACAGTAACTTTTGACCTGCCACAGGCGATCGCGGAGTTCAAAGGTGGTAAACTAGAATTCCGTGCCGATCGCACGGGCATCGTCCATATTTTGTTTGGCAAAGCATCCTTTTCTGCCGAGGATTTACTGGTTAACCTCAAAGCACTGCAAGAGTGCATCGATCGCAACCGACCCTCTGGCGCCAAAGGCCGCTACTGGCGCACCCTCTATGTCAGCGCCACGATGGGTCCTTCCATCCAAGTGGATATCTCCACCCTCCGCGACCTGAAAATGAGTGAAGCCGCTTAA
- the rplK gene encoding 50S ribosomal protein L11 — translation MAKKVVTTIKLAIQAGKANPAPPIGPALGQHGVNIMMFCKEYNARTADQVGLVVPVEITVFEDRSFSFVLKTPPASVLIRKAAGIERGSGESNRKRVGSITRAQLQEIAQTKMPDLNANDIDAAMRIVEGTARNMGVAIAD, via the coding sequence ATGGCAAAAAAAGTTGTAACGACGATTAAGTTGGCCATCCAAGCAGGGAAGGCCAACCCAGCGCCCCCTATAGGTCCGGCGCTCGGTCAGCACGGCGTCAATATTATGATGTTCTGCAAAGAATATAACGCCAGAACCGCTGACCAAGTGGGCTTAGTGGTGCCCGTGGAAATCACGGTGTTTGAAGACCGCAGTTTCAGCTTTGTGCTGAAAACTCCCCCCGCATCGGTGCTGATTCGCAAGGCAGCGGGCATCGAACGTGGTTCGGGAGAGTCGAATCGGAAGAGAGTAGGGTCGATTACTCGCGCCCAGTTGCAGGAAATCGCTCAAACCAAAATGCCGGACTTGAATGCTAATGACATTGATGCGGCAATGCGCATCGTGGAAGGCACGGCCCGGAATATGGGAGTCGCGATCGCGGATTAA
- the nusG gene encoding transcription termination/antitermination protein NusG has translation MTLSSEKYPYQPQQEERDEPQDIAPDEGRWYAVQVASGCEKRVKTNLEQRIKTLDVADRIFQIEIPQVAAVKIRKDGKRMPTEEKVFPGYVLVQMAMDDESWQVVKNTPHVINFVGAEQKRRYGKGRGHVKPVPLSNAEVERIFRQQEEAEPIVKTVMAPGDKISVVSGPFQDFDGEVIEVSPERSKLKALLSIFGRDTPVELEFNQVRKLN, from the coding sequence ATGACTTTGTCTTCGGAAAAATACCCCTATCAACCTCAACAGGAAGAAAGGGACGAGCCACAAGATATAGCTCCGGATGAGGGGCGGTGGTACGCGGTACAGGTGGCCTCGGGCTGCGAAAAGCGGGTAAAAACTAACTTGGAGCAGCGGATTAAAACTCTGGACGTGGCCGATCGGATCTTCCAGATTGAGATTCCTCAAGTTGCTGCAGTCAAAATTCGCAAGGATGGAAAGCGGATGCCCACGGAAGAAAAAGTATTTCCGGGGTACGTTCTTGTCCAAATGGCGATGGATGATGAAAGTTGGCAGGTTGTCAAAAATACCCCCCACGTGATTAACTTTGTTGGGGCGGAACAAAAACGCCGCTACGGCAAGGGAAGGGGTCACGTTAAACCGGTGCCGCTTTCTAATGCTGAAGTAGAACGCATCTTCAGGCAGCAAGAGGAAGCCGAGCCCATCGTGAAAACGGTGATGGCGCCGGGAGATAAAATCTCGGTGGTGTCCGGTCCGTTCCAGGACTTTGATGGCGAGGTCATCGAGGTGAGCCCCGAACGGAGTAAGCTAAAGGCACTCCTCTCGATTTTCGGGAGGGATACGCCTGTAGAACTTGAGTTTAATCAAGTGCGCAAACTGAATTGA
- the secE gene encoding preprotein translocase subunit SecE — translation MAKKNSAEVEQTTTGFSPGKFVEETKEELAKVVWPSRQQVIGESTAVLLMVILVASAIYLIDNFFTWAATKVF, via the coding sequence GTGGCCAAGAAAAACTCAGCGGAAGTGGAACAGACGACAACCGGATTTAGCCCGGGCAAGTTTGTAGAGGAAACGAAGGAAGAACTGGCCAAGGTCGTTTGGCCGTCACGACAGCAGGTCATCGGCGAATCTACGGCGGTACTGCTGATGGTGATTCTGGTGGCCAGCGCCATTTATTTGATAGATAATTTCTTTACTTGGGCAGCTACAAAGGTGTTCTGA
- the rplS gene encoding 50S ribosomal protein L19: MKAQEIIRSIEQEQLKSDLPVIYVGDTVRVGVKIQEGNKERVQPYEGTVIAMRNGGINETITVRRIFQGVGVERVFLIHSPRIDSIQVIRRGKTRRAKLYYLRNRVGKATRIKQRFDRR, encoded by the coding sequence ATGAAAGCTCAGGAAATCATCCGCTCCATTGAACAGGAGCAGTTGAAGTCAGATCTGCCAGTAATTTACGTGGGCGATACGGTCCGCGTAGGTGTGAAAATTCAAGAAGGCAACAAAGAACGGGTACAGCCCTATGAGGGCACCGTGATTGCCATGCGCAATGGGGGGATTAACGAAACCATTACCGTCCGCCGCATCTTCCAAGGTGTGGGGGTGGAGAGGGTGTTTTTGATCCACTCACCTCGGATCGACAGTATTCAGGTAATCCGGCGCGGTAAAACCCGCCGTGCTAAGCTATACTATCTGAGAAACCGTGTTGGTAAGGCGACCCGGATTAAACAGCGGTTCGACCGCCGCTAG
- the cofH gene encoding 7,8-didemethyl-8-hydroxy-5-deazariboflavin synthase subunit CofH encodes MPRVILTVDAILRRALAGEDLSVDEGVALLHQTDADAIAAIRSVADELRHRQAGDTVTYVINRNINFTNICEQHCSFCAFRRDADEAGAFWLSTAKILEKAAEAVRFGATEICMQGGLNPEARVNGSSLSYYLQLVRAIKDEFPQLHLHAFSPQEVQFIARLDNLSWEQVIGALRDAGVGSMPGTAAEVLDDRVRRIICPEKIDAATWKEIVSTAHRLGMPTTSTMLCGHIETPQEQIEHLAQLRQMQETALSQGYGGCITEFILLPFVGEQAPAPLRRRVGRDQPDLDACLLLTAVARIFLGNCIPNHQPSWVKLGLEGATTALTWGCNDIGGTLMEEHITTMAGARGGTCLTPDRLIAAISSLERPHQQRDTLYRYVASC; translated from the coding sequence ATGCCAAGGGTTATCTTAACTGTAGATGCGATTCTTCGCCGTGCCCTTGCTGGTGAGGATTTGTCTGTGGATGAGGGAGTAGCGCTGCTGCACCAAACTGACGCCGACGCGATCGCCGCCATTCGCTCTGTGGCTGACGAACTGCGCCACCGCCAAGCAGGCGACACCGTGACCTATGTGATCAACCGCAATATCAACTTTACCAATATCTGCGAGCAACACTGTAGCTTTTGTGCCTTTCGGCGGGATGCGGATGAAGCGGGAGCATTTTGGCTTTCCACAGCCAAAATCTTGGAAAAGGCAGCGGAGGCGGTCCGTTTCGGTGCTACGGAAATCTGCATGCAGGGAGGTTTGAACCCAGAAGCGCGGGTAAACGGCTCTTCCCTATCCTATTATTTGCAGTTGGTGCGGGCAATTAAAGATGAGTTTCCCCAGTTGCACCTCCACGCTTTTTCTCCTCAAGAGGTGCAGTTTATCGCCAGATTGGATAATTTGAGTTGGGAGCAAGTCATCGGAGCCTTGCGGGATGCGGGGGTGGGTTCAATGCCAGGAACGGCGGCGGAAGTGCTTGATGATCGAGTCCGCCGCATCATTTGCCCAGAAAAAATCGACGCTGCCACCTGGAAAGAAATCGTCTCCACCGCGCACAGGCTGGGAATGCCTACTACCAGTACCATGCTTTGCGGTCACATTGAAACCCCCCAAGAGCAGATAGAGCATTTGGCACAACTGCGGCAAATGCAGGAAACTGCCTTATCTCAAGGATATGGGGGGTGTATTACAGAATTTATCCTGTTGCCTTTTGTGGGGGAGCAGGCCCCGGCTCCCCTGCGCCGTCGGGTGGGTAGGGACCAGCCGGACTTAGACGCTTGCCTCCTCCTTACGGCGGTAGCTCGCATCTTTTTGGGCAACTGCATCCCCAACCATCAACCGAGCTGGGTCAAACTGGGTTTAGAAGGTGCTACCACGGCTCTAACTTGGGGTTGTAATGATATTGGGGGGACTTTGATGGAAGAACATATTACGACTATGGCGGGGGCAAGGGGGGGAACTTGTCTAACGCCCGATCGCCTCATCGCCGCCATCAGCTCCCTTGAGCGTCCCCACCAGCAGCGCGATACCTTATATAGATATGTGGCAAGCTGCTGA
- a CDS encoding glycosyltransferase family 39 protein: MNQDLSPPTIKPRLTPEYFFLLAIALGILLRCLNLGSREFWYDEVLSLLLSSGQKIAYYTPGETPVTLADFHRLLSLPPEASFFDTVRTVVNLLRGLAGGEPHPPLFYLTQHLWLRLFGNGEAAQRSIGVLLSGGAIVSAYGLGKNLLGHRGGLLLAALFATNPFYLFHSLNLRMYGPVVLWATLSAWALLSIIQLGGETGFLLDQGQVTKDKGQIIWTFVLIGAVACGCMTLYLFAFWLIALAAVVLFLDRRRWWQYGLRMGAGVVLAIPWGLWGTRQQLRNADFGRFNAPDGVMAAMLKHLQDTANTLGIQLLWGDWITSLPGVAATVAGAGAIGLLIVASISVWRQGEKRLLTLALLLGIFPLLLALTIDIASGKYTIGFGWGRSAIYILPGCLLLICVCLHKTPHPWGQVAAAVLLLLYLGISAGDFSLRQRQMFHQISATVAAAPNTPTLIALNSKAWGHIMRLAYYIPPEMPVKLLAAEAKNLPSGLAKVLTEPPQETVPTYQRVIWLDSANPLWSDPTTPEEKSELEAVLSSRFQLQNRQNLSGTMNLDEFTVSVYQ; the protein is encoded by the coding sequence ATGAATCAAGACTTATCCCCACCAACCATCAAACCGCGCCTCACTCCAGAGTATTTTTTCCTCCTCGCCATTGCTTTGGGGATACTCCTGCGCTGTCTGAACTTGGGCAGCAGGGAGTTTTGGTACGATGAAGTCTTATCCTTGCTCCTGTCTTCTGGCCAAAAAATCGCCTACTACACTCCCGGAGAAACCCCAGTCACCCTCGCGGACTTTCACCGCCTCCTGAGTTTGCCGCCAGAAGCAAGTTTTTTCGATACTGTCAGAACCGTGGTCAACCTCCTGCGGGGACTAGCTGGCGGCGAACCCCATCCGCCATTGTTTTATCTGACTCAGCATCTGTGGTTACGTCTGTTTGGTAATGGCGAAGCCGCACAACGCAGCATCGGGGTGTTACTGAGTGGGGGAGCCATTGTCTCCGCCTACGGGTTGGGCAAAAACCTGCTCGGACATCGCGGCGGACTCCTTCTCGCCGCCTTGTTCGCTACTAACCCCTTTTATCTATTTCACTCCCTGAATTTGCGGATGTACGGTCCGGTGGTGTTGTGGGCCACTTTGAGCGCTTGGGCTCTACTGTCCATTATTCAACTTGGAGGAGAAACCGGGTTTCTGCTAGACCAAGGACAAGTGACAAAGGACAAAGGACAAATCATCTGGACATTTGTCCTCATCGGCGCCGTCGCCTGTGGCTGCATGACATTGTATTTATTTGCTTTTTGGTTAATTGCCCTTGCGGCTGTGGTGTTGTTCCTGGACCGGCGGCGATGGTGGCAATATGGGTTGCGTATGGGTGCAGGGGTGGTTTTGGCTATTCCTTGGGGACTCTGGGGGACAAGACAGCAACTGCGTAATGCTGATTTTGGCAGGTTTAATGCCCCAGATGGGGTAATGGCGGCGATGCTCAAACACCTGCAAGATACGGCCAATACTTTGGGGATTCAACTATTATGGGGAGATTGGATTACCAGTTTACCCGGGGTGGCGGCGACGGTGGCGGGTGCAGGGGCGATCGGCCTTCTCATCGTTGCCAGTATCAGCGTCTGGCGTCAAGGCGAAAAACGCCTCCTCACCCTCGCCCTACTTTTGGGCATCTTTCCCCTACTGCTAGCTCTAACTATTGACATCGCCAGTGGCAAATATACTATAGGTTTCGGTTGGGGACGTAGTGCCATCTACATCCTCCCCGGATGTCTGCTGCTAATTTGTGTTTGCCTGCACAAAACTCCTCATCCCTGGGGACAAGTTGCGGCAGCAGTTTTACTGTTATTGTATTTAGGGATAAGCGCCGGGGATTTCAGCCTCCGCCAGCGGCAGATGTTCCACCAAATCTCCGCCACCGTCGCCGCCGCACCCAATACCCCCACGTTAATCGCTCTCAATTCCAAAGCCTGGGGCCACATCATGCGCCTAGCATACTATATTCCACCGGAAATGCCAGTTAAATTGCTAGCCGCAGAAGCAAAAAACCTGCCATCAGGGTTGGCAAAAGTCCTCACCGAGCCACCACAGGAGACAGTCCCCACCTACCAGCGAGTTATTTGGTTAGATAGTGCTAATCCCCTTTGGTCGGATCCCACCACCCCAGAGGAAAAAAGCGAACTTGAAGCGGTTCTCAGCTCTCGCTTTCAACTGCAAAACCGCCAAAACCTTTCCGGGACAATGAATTTAGATGAATTTACTGTTAGCGTTTATCAGTGA
- a CDS encoding glycosyltransferase, with translation MNFEPAQTPEYPLLAEPDLPTPLQISPLPKKAHPNIEFSLILPTYQESKNIPQIVALLTQLLDERMPGKYELIVVDDNSPDKTWEVAQSLMPVYPQLRVMRRQKERGLSTAVIRGWQAAQGEILGVIDADLQHPPEVLLQMLDAMDNGADLVLASRHVEGGGVSDWSFIRRFLSRGAQTLGLIVLPGVIGRVSDPMSGYFMVRREAIAGKTMNPLGYKILIETIGRGNIGPIAEVGYVFQERQAGESKVTWKQYVEYLGHLVRLRLDLWHFDRFWRYGLVGFSGVFVDMVVFYLLSDPSTLALGLTRSKIIAAEAGIVNNFLWNDAWTFADMSGHQRGWRKRFKRLLKFNLICLAGVILNVLILNFLFNVFGVNRYVANLIAIGIVTFWNFWLNLKLNWRVTEVNNK, from the coding sequence ATGAATTTCGAGCCTGCTCAAACACCAGAATATCCGCTGCTTGCAGAACCCGATTTACCCACACCGCTGCAAATTTCACCTTTACCAAAAAAAGCCCATCCAAATATTGAGTTTTCTTTAATTTTGCCCACTTATCAGGAAAGCAAAAATATCCCGCAAATCGTGGCGCTATTGACGCAACTCCTGGATGAGCGGATGCCGGGGAAATATGAGTTAATTGTCGTGGATGATAACAGTCCTGACAAAACCTGGGAAGTGGCCCAATCTCTGATGCCTGTATATCCCCAACTGCGGGTAATGCGCCGTCAAAAAGAACGCGGTTTATCTACAGCAGTCATCCGGGGTTGGCAAGCAGCGCAAGGAGAAATTTTAGGGGTTATCGATGCCGATTTGCAGCATCCCCCAGAAGTGCTATTACAAATGTTGGATGCTATGGATAATGGGGCAGATTTAGTATTGGCTAGTCGTCATGTGGAAGGCGGCGGGGTGAGCGATTGGAGTTTTATCCGCCGATTTTTGTCCCGGGGCGCTCAAACTCTGGGTTTAATCGTGTTACCAGGCGTAATTGGTAGAGTTTCTGACCCCATGAGCGGTTATTTTATGGTGCGTCGGGAGGCAATTGCTGGCAAAACCATGAATCCTCTGGGTTATAAAATCCTGATTGAAACGATCGGACGGGGTAATATTGGCCCCATTGCTGAGGTGGGTTATGTGTTCCAAGAGCGTCAAGCTGGCGAAAGTAAGGTGACATGGAAGCAATATGTAGAGTATCTGGGGCATTTGGTGCGGTTACGCTTAGATTTATGGCATTTTGACCGGTTCTGGCGCTACGGTTTAGTGGGATTTAGTGGCGTTTTTGTGGATATGGTGGTGTTTTATCTGCTCAGTGACCCTAGTACCCTGGCTTTGGGGCTGACTCGCAGTAAAATTATCGCGGCGGAAGCGGGTATCGTGAATAATTTTTTGTGGAATGATGCTTGGACTTTTGCGGATATGTCTGGTCATCAGCGGGGGTGGCGGAAACGGTTTAAGCGGTTGCTGAAGTTTAATCTTATCTGTTTAGCGGGGGTAATTTTAAATGTATTGATTTTGAATTTTTTGTTTAATGTGTTTGGAGTTAATCGCTATGTGGCAAATTTGATTGCTATTGGCATCGTGACTTTTTGGAATTTCTGGCTAAATTTGAAATTGAACTGGCGGGTAACGGAAGTTAATAATAAGTGA
- a CDS encoding cysteine synthase family protein codes for MLTNSPVATFSAHRFHHSSSGPTSPLCQNVTEALGGVPIVLLNRIHPLCEQHHLYLKLESCNPGGSIKEKNAAYLVDEAERLGLLKPGGTIVESSSGNFGIGLAIVGATRGYRVMIVIDAKTTPTIRRMLAAYGAELVEVPLSAADAQGSMQVARMQKAQELTQNIPGAWYPCQHNNPSNTEAHAIWTAREIEAAFQGAPDAIVIGVSTAGQLGGISRYFKSRYPHTRIIGVDVAGSAIFGTPRHPYKMTGLGLSFVPPNFDPQVLDAAYIVGDGLAFSLCHAIAKQEGMLLGASTGAIVAAALADARQWTAPQTMLLLNPDRGDRYLETIYNTDWLAQQGLTLLQEEKLAQAIQHLESVPLDIVRRSAS; via the coding sequence ATGCTTACTAACTCTCCAGTCGCAACTTTCAGCGCCCATCGGTTTCACCATTCATCCTCTGGCCCAACGTCGCCCCTATGTCAAAACGTCACGGAAGCCTTGGGCGGCGTTCCCATTGTGCTATTGAATCGAATTCATCCTCTGTGCGAGCAACATCATCTCTACTTAAAGCTGGAATCTTGCAATCCGGGGGGTAGCATCAAGGAAAAAAATGCTGCTTATCTGGTGGATGAAGCGGAACGGCTGGGGTTATTGAAGCCGGGAGGTACGATCGTCGAGTCCAGTTCCGGTAATTTTGGCATTGGATTGGCGATCGTCGGCGCCACCAGAGGCTATCGCGTGATGATCGTCATCGATGCCAAAACCACCCCCACCATCCGCCGAATGCTCGCCGCCTATGGCGCCGAACTCGTAGAAGTGCCCTTGAGTGCAGCAGATGCCCAAGGTTCGATGCAGGTAGCGCGGATGCAGAAAGCCCAAGAATTAACCCAAAACATCCCCGGCGCCTGGTATCCTTGTCAACACAACAATCCCAGTAACACCGAAGCTCACGCGATTTGGACCGCCCGCGAAATTGAAGCCGCTTTTCAGGGGGCGCCAGATGCCATAGTGATTGGAGTTAGCACCGCCGGACAACTGGGGGGAATTAGTCGCTACTTTAAATCACGCTACCCCCACACCCGGATTATTGGCGTCGATGTGGCGGGGTCAGCAATTTTTGGCACCCCCCGCCATCCCTACAAAATGACCGGATTAGGGCTGTCTTTTGTCCCGCCCAACTTTGACCCGCAGGTGTTGGATGCAGCTTACATTGTCGGCGATGGTTTGGCATTTTCCCTCTGTCATGCGATCGCCAAACAAGAAGGAATGCTCCTCGGTGCTTCCACTGGGGCAATTGTCGCCGCAGCTTTAGCAGACGCAAGACAATGGACCGCGCCACAAACCATGTTATTGCTGAATCCCGATCGAGGCGATCGTTACCTAGAAACCATTTACAATACAGACTGGCTGGCACAACAAGGACTCACCCTCCTACAAGAAGAAAAGCTCGCCCAGGCAATTCAACACCTTGAATCTGTGCCATTGGATATCGTCCGCCGGAGTGCCTCGTGA
- a CDS encoding AAA family ATPase: protein MKIKLKNLGALKQAEFTLGDLTIICGGNNTGKTYATYALFGFLYGWQQIMPLEISPDQIEQLLNEGVIYINLEEYVNQAENILKKACDVYTQQLSKIFAAPPERFQETYFQIILDNFRETLVWQESFEHIIVTPTNAQLFSLTKSENSTRLAVTLLLEQEKAKLFPHSIILDVANNAIKEILFGRLFPRPFIASAERTGAAIFRKELNFARNRILEEISIAGNNINPMELLFRVYQDYPLPVKQNVDFTRDLETIFKKSSFLVENHPEVLADFADIIGGEYAVTRNDELYYIPKNGKRVKLSMDESSSAVRSLLDIGFYLRHEAQLGDLLMVDEPELNLHPENQRRMARLFARLVNLGIKVFITTHSDYIIKELNTLIMLNHDRPHLQRIAEAEGYRPEELIAAEKIKVYIAEKASIKLEGSKKKTQCYTLTPAAIDTEMGIAARSFDTTIETMNRIQEAIVWGES, encoded by the coding sequence ATGAAAATTAAACTCAAAAATCTTGGGGCTTTAAAACAAGCCGAATTCACATTAGGTGACTTGACGATTATTTGTGGCGGCAACAATACGGGGAAAACCTACGCTACTTATGCGTTGTTTGGGTTTTTGTATGGTTGGCAGCAGATAATGCCTCTAGAAATCAGCCCCGATCAGATTGAGCAGCTCCTCAATGAAGGAGTGATTTATATTAATCTTGAAGAATACGTAAATCAAGCGGAAAATATTCTCAAGAAGGCTTGCGATGTCTATACTCAGCAATTATCTAAAATTTTTGCCGCTCCACCAGAGCGATTTCAGGAAACCTACTTTCAAATTATTTTAGACAATTTTAGAGAAACTCTTGTTTGGCAAGAATCATTTGAGCATATAATAGTGACTCCGACAAATGCGCAACTCTTTTCATTGACCAAAAGCGAAAATAGTACCAGATTAGCTGTAACCTTGCTGCTAGAACAAGAAAAAGCAAAATTATTTCCTCACTCAATAATTTTAGATGTTGCTAATAATGCCATAAAAGAAATTCTTTTCGGTCGCCTTTTCCCCCGTCCTTTCATCGCTAGTGCCGAACGTACTGGGGCGGCGATTTTTAGAAAAGAACTGAATTTCGCTCGCAATCGCATCCTGGAAGAAATTAGTATCGCTGGGAACAATATTAATCCAATGGAACTGCTATTTAGAGTTTACCAGGATTATCCCCTACCGGTGAAACAAAATGTAGATTTTACGCGAGATTTGGAAACAATTTTCAAAAAAAGCAGTTTTCTGGTGGAAAACCATCCCGAGGTACTGGCTGATTTTGCTGACATTATCGGTGGCGAGTACGCCGTCACCAGGAATGATGAGCTTTATTATATCCCCAAAAATGGAAAACGGGTCAAACTTTCGATGGATGAAAGCTCTAGTGCGGTTCGCTCTCTCCTAGATATCGGTTTTTACCTGAGACACGAGGCACAACTGGGGGATTTACTGATGGTGGATGAACCGGAATTGAACCTACACCCGGAAAATCAGCGTCGCATGGCTCGACTTTTCGCCCGCCTGGTTAACCTGGGGATTAAGGTATTCATTACGACTCACAGCGATTATATCATCAAAGAACTGAATACCCTGATTATGCTAAATCACGATCGTCCCCATCTGCAGCGAATTGCCGAAGCAGAAGGTTATCGCCCAGAAGAGCTAATCGCCGCTGAAAAAATCAAGGTCTATATTGCGGAAAAGGCATCGATTAAACTGGAGGGGAGCAAGAAAAAAACTCAATGCTATACCCTAACTCCAGCCGCAATCGACACAGAAATGGGAATTGCTGCCCGCAGTTTTGATACTACGATTGAAACCATGAACCGAATTCAGGAAGCAATAGTTTGGGGGGAGAGTTAA